Within the Tessaracoccus flavescens genome, the region CCTGAGCCTCGACGAGGAGGCCGCCCTGAGCGAGGCCGCCGAGGCGGTCCGCGACGGCAGGTGCATCGTGCTGCCGACCGACACCGTATACGGGATCGGAGCCAACGCCTTCGACGCCGCCGCCGTGCAGGGACTCCTCGACGCCAAGGAACGCGGACGTGACATGCCGCCGCCCGTCCTGATCGCGGAACCGTCCATGCTGCGCGCCATCGCCGACGAGGTGCCCGAGGCCGCGACCGCGATGGCGAAGGCGCTGTGGCCGGGAGCCCTGACGCTCGTGCTCAAGGCCCAGCCGCGAGGCGGGATGGACCTCGGCGAGACGAACGGAACGGTCGCCGTCCGCGTCCCGGACCACGAGGGCGCCCGCGCTCTGCTCCGGCGCACCGGGCCGCTCGCCGTCAGCTCGGCCAATGTCTCCGGCCAGCCCGCCGGGCTGACCTGCGAGGAGACCGTTGAACAGCTGGGCGAGCGCGTGGCCGTCTATCTCGACGGTGGACCCGTCAGCGGGGGAGTGGCCTCCACGATCGTCGACTTCGCCGCTACCGACCAGGGTCGGGTGCTGCGTCAAGGCGCCATCGCGCTCGAGACGCTGCGCGAATACGCGCCCGACGTCGTCGCCTTCGAGGAGCCGTCCGCGTCCGAGCCCGAGGCCCAGGAGCAGGCGGCGCCGACCGACCAGGTCGCAGGCGATGCCGCACTGACGCCTTCTGACGAGGCTGGAGCCGCTGTCGAGGCGACTGCCGGGGACGGGGCCGAACCCGGGAGCGACGCAGGCGAGCCGGCCGAGGCCGCCGAACCGGCAGCGGCCGACGAGACCCGCAAGGCCGAAGGGGAGTAGTGCGCGAATACCTGCTGGTGCTGCTCGTCGCGGCGGGCACGACCTACCTCCTCTCGGGGTTGTGTCGCAGCCTCGCCGTGCGCACCGGCGTGCTCGCGAAGGTCCGCAACCGCGACGTACACACCCACCCGATCCCGTACTTCGGCGGCATCGCCATGCTGGGCGGGCTGGCGTTCGCGTTCCTGTTGGCCCTGCAGATGCCCTTCCTCGGCCGCTACGCGACGGTCGCCCACGACGCCTCCGCGGTGCTGTGGTCGAGTCTCATCATCACCGTGGTCGGCGTGCTCGACGACAAGTACGACCTGAATCCGCTGGTCAAGCTCAGCGGCCAGATCCTCGCCGCGGGCGTCGCTGTGCTCAACGGCGTGCGCCTCTTCTGGATCCCGCTGCCCGACCGGATCATCCTGCTCGACGACGCGACCAGCATTCTGCTGACCGTGATCGTGATCGCGGTGTGCGTCAACGCGGTCAACTTCGTCGACGGGCTCGACGGCCTCGCCTCGGGCGTCGTGGCCATCGGATCGGGCGCGTTCTTCAGCTACACCTACGTGCTCGCCTACCAGCAGGGCCTGGAGCGCGCCACCACCGCGAGCCTGATCACCGTCGCCACCTGCGGCATCGCGATCGGCTTCCTGTTCCACAACTGGCACCCGGCCAAGATGTTCATGGGTGACTCCGGCGCGATGCTGCTCGGCCTCCTGATGGCGATGAGCGCGATCTCCTACACCGGGCAACTCGACTCGAGCACGCTGGTCCAGGGCAGCGACGTCGTGCCGGCTCTGCTCCCGATCCTGCTGCCCGTC harbors:
- a CDS encoding MraY family glycosyltransferase, whose amino-acid sequence is MREYLLVLLVAAGTTYLLSGLCRSLAVRTGVLAKVRNRDVHTHPIPYFGGIAMLGGLAFAFLLALQMPFLGRYATVAHDASAVLWSSLIITVVGVLDDKYDLNPLVKLSGQILAAGVAVLNGVRLFWIPLPDRIILLDDATSILLTVIVIAVCVNAVNFVDGLDGLASGVVAIGSGAFFSYTYVLAYQQGLERATTASLITVATCGIAIGFLFHNWHPAKMFMGDSGAMLLGLLMAMSAISYTGQLDSSTLVQGSDVVPALLPILLPVAALALPLVDLIMAWIRRSWNGQHPFAADKQHLHHRLLARGHSHWGAVLLMYGWAAVVSVGLVAIALTPAVNAIWMVVAALAFLVILTVWPVRTAPAKLGGAEADVVDKVGPDE
- a CDS encoding L-threonylcarbamoyladenylate synthase produces the protein MTDTARVLNLSLDEEAALSEAAEAVRDGRCIVLPTDTVYGIGANAFDAAAVQGLLDAKERGRDMPPPVLIAEPSMLRAIADEVPEAATAMAKALWPGALTLVLKAQPRGGMDLGETNGTVAVRVPDHEGARALLRRTGPLAVSSANVSGQPAGLTCEETVEQLGERVAVYLDGGPVSGGVASTIVDFAATDQGRVLRQGAIALETLREYAPDVVAFEEPSASEPEAQEQAAPTDQVAGDAALTPSDEAGAAVEATAGDGAEPGSDAGEPAEAAEPAAADETRKAEGE